Genomic window (Jeotgalibaca ciconiae):
CTGCATCCACTACCGCCGCATCCACATCTTCTGTTACTTCAATAGTTGCTCCGGATTTTTCCGCATATCCTTTTGCTAAATCGATTAAGGCTGGCTCTGGGAATAAACTTTCTGGAGCAGCAACCGTCACATTTACTCCAAGGATTGCTCCTGTAACGAGTAGGCTATTGGCAACATTATTACGACCATCGCCACAATAAACTAGTTTCAATCCAGCTAGTTTTCCAAACTCTTCTTTCAAAGTCATATAATCCGCAATCATTTGTGTGGGATGCCAATCATCTGTCAAACCGTTCCAGACAGGAACGCCTGCATATTTTGCTAAATCTTCTGCCACTTCTTGACTGAAGCCACGGAATTCAATCCCATCGAACATGCTACCCAGTACTTTAGCTGTGTCCTCAACGGATTCCTTTGCGTTCAAATGGACATCGTTTGCTCCTAAAAATTCAGGGGCTGCCCCTAAATCATTTGTTGCTACAGTAAAAGCAGCTCTTGTACGAGTAGAATTTTTTTCAAATAATAAACAAATATTTTGTCCTTTTAAATATTCATGTGGAATGCCGCGTTTCTTTAGGTCCTTCAGATGGATGGCAAAGTCGATAAGATATTCTAACTGGGCACTGCTAAAATCAATTTCCTTTAAAAAGCTTTTTCCTTGAAACATATGAACACTCCCTATTTTTTCTTTTATTTTTATGGCCAAATCGGCGCTTGCGTTAACCCTGTTGTTTCATCCAAACCAAGCATCAGATTCATATTCTGAATTGCTTGTCCGCTTGCTCCTTTGATTAAATTATCAATAACGGACATAATAACAATCATATTTGATTGTGTATCGACTGCTAATCCTATGTCACAATAATTTGATCCGCTAACTGCCTTGGTAGTCGGCGTTTCTCCTTTTTCCAACACACGTACGAATTTTTCTTCTTCATAATACTGATTGTATAGAGCTAGAAGTTGGTCTTCCGATAAATTCCGTTCATTTTTAATATAAATGGTGGATAAAATGCCTCTTTGCATCGGTGCTAAGTGAGGGACAAACATAAGACTTGTTTTCTCTCCACTAATGGATGAAAGTTGCTCTTCAATTTCAGGCGTATGACGATGTGAACCGACCGCATATGGCTGAATGGTTTCTGTAGCCTGAGTGAACAAATTCCCATCTTTTAAACCACGCCCTGCTCCAGAAATACCTGATTTTGAATCAGATATGATGGTTTCATTTGTCGTATAGCCTTCTTTTAATAGTGGATACAGTCCCAAAATAATGGAAGTCGGATAACACCCTGGATTTGCAAGCAGGTTCGTATCTTTTATAGCTTCCCGGTTTATTTCCGGAATTCCATAAACTGCTTGTGCCAATGCTTCGGAAACTTGATGCTTCGTTTGATACCATTCTTCATATACTTCCGCATCCTTCAAACGAAAATCCGCTGACAAATCAATGACCTTCAACCCTTTTTCCAATGCAGATTTCACTGCAATCTGTGACTTTGCATGAGGCAAGGCACAAAATAAAACATCAACCTGATCAAAATACTCATTATTCTCAAAGTTCATTGCGGAAAACTCGCTGTCAAATACTTCTTTCAAGTGAGGATAACGTTTTGAAAAAGGTATTTCTGCATAATTATTGGAATGCACAAAAATAATCTCAACATCTTCTCTTTGCACCAATAATCGTACAAGTTCTGCACCTGCATAACCACTTGCTCCTAGTATTCCTACTTTTACCACTACATCACTTCCTTTATTTGATTGTCCGCTGCATATTGATAAGCATTTCTTGGCTCTCCATCTGGCGGATAGATATTGCCGCAATAGGAAAAACCATATTTTTCGATTACATGAATCATTGGTTTATTTGTATCATGGGTATAAATGCGGATATTGTCATAGCGTTCAATAATCCATTTCATACAAAATTGGCTGGCACCTTTTATTTTTCCGTTTGTGCACATACGGTGAATGGTTACATAAGGAGATGGGTTTAGCCACGTGCCGTCTTTAAGAGTTTTAAAGATAGCATTTTCTCCCTTCAATAAATAAAAAGTGGCGACGATCGTTCCAATGGGTAAATCACAGTTAGAATGTTCATCAATCACACAAACATAACTTGTTCCATCACGAATATCTTGTTCTAATACGCTTTGGTTGGGTTCTCCATTACGCCATTGGTAGTAATTGCCAAGCGCCCTTTGAAGCTTTCTCCCATAATCAAAAGTTTCTAATAAATCTGGCATATCAGAAAAAGTTGTTTGACGTATTTTCAAATCTACACCCCTTTATCCTCTAAAACACCTTTTAGTGCTAGAACCATAGCGTCTATCTCTGCTTCAGTAATGGTAAACGGTGGAATAAAACGTAATATATTTCCTTGTGTACAATTAATAATGAAGCTCTTTGCTAACATCTCTTTAACAATTTCACTTCCTTGGATATTCAATTCCATTCCTAGCAATAAACCCAAACCTCGAACATTTTTTATTAGGTCAAATTCTTCTTGCAAAGATTGTAACTTGGCTTTCAAGTACTGACCTTTCCGGTAAACCTCATCCGTTAAATTATTCTCCAATATTTCTTGAAGGGTCGCTTTCCCTACAGCCGTCGCCATCTGATTGCCGCCAAAAGTGGTCCCATGATTACCAGGTGCAAATGTTTCTGCATAATCTCCCTTTGCTAAAATAGCGCCGATCGGTATGCCATTCGCAAGTGCCTTCGCCAATGTCATAATATCCGGTTCGATTTCATAATGTTCGTAGGCAAACAACTTTCCAGTACGACCCATTCCGCATTGAATTTCATCAAAGATAAGGGCACAGTCATACTTTTCTGTTAATTCTCGTGCTTTTGCTAAAAAGTCAAGATTAACGGGATGAATCCCCCCTTCTCCTTGCAATGGTTCTACAATAACGGCTGCAGTATTTTTACCGACTACTTTTTCAAGTGCTTGAATGTCATTAAATGGCGTGAATAGGAAACCCGTTGGATGAGGTCCATAACCTTCTCTATAGGCTTCATTATCGGTGATGTTTAAGGTTGCCAAGGTTCTTCCGTGGAATGATCCCTTCATTGCAACAATTTCATTTTTTCCACTGCCGTACTTGAGATAGGCACTTTTCCGTGCCAGCTTGATTGCACCTTCATTTGCTTCTGCCCCTGAGTTACAAAAGAAAGCTTTTGATGCAAAGGAATGTTCACATAATAATTTTCCAAGTGCTACTTGCGGCTCGATATAAAAATTATTTGATGTATGAATAATTGTATTCGCTTGATGAATAATCGCATCTTTTACTTTTGGGTTGCTGTAACCTAAATTTGTAACAGAAATTCCAGCTAAGAAATCAGTGTATTCTTTTCCTTCAGAATCAATCAGCGTTGAATCATATCCATCCACAAAAACAACTGGAAAACGACCATATGTGTTCATCAAATTATGATTAGCTGTTTGAATAACGGATAGTTTATCGATTTCCATTTTCATAAATATCCTCCTCATTTGTTACCATTGTGCCAATACCATCTTTGGTGAATAATTCAATGATGATAGAATGAGGCACTGTACCATTTATAATATGGCATCTGGTTACCCCGCCTTCAATTGCACCTGTACAACAATCCATTTTAGGTATCATTCCGCCTGTGATGACTCCGCTTTTGATTGCATCTTTTATTTCGGTTAGTGTCAAACGTGAAATAAGGCTCTTGTTGTCTTGGGGATCAGCCAGTACCCCATCCACGTCTGTAATTAAAATTAATTTGTCTGCGCCAAGAGCCGTTGCTAAATGTTTGGCTACTTCATCTGAATTGATATTCAGACTGCTTCCAGATTCTCCATATGCAATTGGTGAAACAACAGGCAAATATCCTCCTTCGATCAAATTGAAGATATACTCTGTGTTAATCTGAGTAACTTCGCCAACCAATCCTAGAGCCGGATCTTTTTGTTTGGCTAGGATTGTCTTACCATCTTTTCCACTCATACTGACACTAGGCACGCCATTCGCATTAAACAAAGAGGCAATTTCAGGAGAAATACTCCCCGTCAATACCATCTCGGCTACTTTCATCGTTTCGGGCGTTGTTACGCGCAGACCATTAACAAATTCTGTATGGATTCCTTTTAATTCCATTAATTGGGTAATTTCTGGTCCCCCTCCATGAACAATTACAGGATTCATACCAATATACTTTAAAAGAACAATGTCCTTAATAACGGAAGCTTTCAATTCATTATTTAACATAGCGTTTCCACCATACTTAATTACAACAATCTTATTATGAAACTTTTGGATATAACCTAAGCTGTCAATTAATATCTCTGCTCTATCATCAGCTGTAATAATCAATTCTTTCATTCCTCCTTGTCTTATATAACTTGAATTTGCGCTTGATTCATCTAGTCGAATTATTTTTTTCGTTCACTAGATGAAATAAACGCCTTATTTCTTCCAGTGGTAAATTTAAAATTTACTCACTAGATGAGATTACTTATTTTATTCATCTAGTGATTTTTAGAAACAGCTCTCACTGGATGAATAAAACATTTTCTCTTATTTTAGAGAAAAACAGCCCGCCTCTATCCTAAAATAGAGACGGGCTGTTCCCGCGGTACCACTCTTATTGATAGACCTACTAAGCCTATCCACTCAATCTGCTTTATCGCTCAGCTTGCGAAGTTAGCTACTACCGTTCACTAACTAGTCTCTAAAGTGCGGTTCATTTAACTGTTATTGATAAGCTTCCACTCTGCCTTATCTCGCTGCTAATAACTAGATAAACTACTCTCTTTGTCATCGACTTGTATTTACTTGTTTAGCATGTCCTTTTTAATTCCTTGTTGTAAAATAGTTTCAGGATGTAATTCATGATAAATATCTTCTTCAATAACCGAAGAAAATGACGTCAATTCTTCAAAGCTTAACTCATGTAATTGACTACCTTTTTCGATGGCATACAAGACCATTTGACCAACAATCTCATGTGCTTCTCTAAAAGGGATACCTTTACGAACCAAATAGTCTGCTAATTCAGTAGCATTTAGGTATCCTTCGTGAATCGTTTCTTGTAGTCTTTTCTCATTCACTTTCAGCTCAGTCGTTACTCCTGTTAAAATTTTAACGCATGCGACGGTTGTGTCCAACCCTTCAAAATAAATCGCTTTATCCTCTTGCATGTCTTTGTTATAACTCAGAGGCAGACCTTTCATTGTCCCATACATCGCATTTAGCAAACTAATGACTTTTGCTGCTTTTCCACGAATCAATTCCAGAGCATCGGGATTTTTCTTTTGCGGCATCATACTGCTTCCCGTTGAAAAATGATCCGACAACTCTACAAATTGAAACTCTTGGCTGGAATAAATAATGAAATCTTCCGCAAAGCGACTCATATGCATCATCAAACTTGAGAAACATTGCAATGCATCAATAATGAAATCCCGATTGCTGACACTGTCCAAAGTATTTCTTTGGACACTCGCGAATCCCAATAAGTCAGTCGTCTGCTGACGATCAATTGAATAAGTAGTTCCAGCCAGTGCTCCTGCACCGAGTGGATTCTCATCAAGCAAAGCCACACTGTCTTCAATCTTTTTTACATCGCGTTCAAACATCGCTGCATAAGCATCTAACACATAGGAAAAAGGAACAATTTGTGCACGTTGCAAATGCGTATAGGCTGGCATAAGAGCGTCCACCGCCTTTCCTTTTTCTTCGAAAGCTTGAATCATTTGTAAAACGAATTCTTTTAATTCATTTAAGCTCTTTTTAACATAAAGCTTCATATCCACAGTTACTTGATCATTCCGGCTTCTAGCAGTATGCATTTTTTTACCAGTGTCACCACAAGCTTCAATCATCTTCGCTTCCACAAAACTATGGATGTCTTCGTAATTCCCGCTTAATAACTCAGGATTCGCCTCAATGGCATGATAAAGCTCGTGAAGTTCTGTCTGTAATAATTGACTTTCTTCCTTTGTAATAATAGCGCAATCCCCAAGCATGGTTACATGAGCGATGCTTGCTGTGATATCTTCCTGCCATAAACGTTTATCGATCGAGAATGATTCATTAAACTCTTGCATAAGATCGGATGCGGCTTCTTGAAAACGTCCACCCCAGAGTGTGCCCATAATTAAATCATTCCTTTTCTCTTTTGAATTTTCGTTGGCAGAGTAATAATATTAATAAATCCTTTCGCATCATGGTGGTCAAACAAGTCGTCTTCTCCAAAACCAGAGACATCCGCATCGAATAATTCATTTGGGCTTGTGATGCTGTGCGGCAAAATATTTCCTTTATACAATTTAACTTGTACTTCACCGTTCACGTATTCCTGCGTTTGATTAATCAATGCTTGAATGGCTAAGTTTGCTTGCGAGTACCATTGGCCGTTATAAACGAGCTCCGCAAGTTCAAGTCCAATATATTTTTTTAATTTAATGGTTTCTTTTGTCAGCGTTAAACTCTCCAAACGCTCATGTGCTTCCAGAAGTACCGTGCCTCCTGGTGTTTCATAAATACCACGTGATTTCATACCGATTGTACGATCTTCGATCCAATCAAGAACGCCGATGCCGTGTTTTCCAGCGATTGTATTCAATGTGCTGACTACTTCAGACGGCTTCAATGCTTCACCATTTACAGCTGTTGCACGTCCTTTGTTAAAAGTGATGGTTACTACTTCCGCTTCATCAGGGGTATTTTCAAGTGCATTTGTGATATGTAGAATGTCTGCATAATTTACTGCATTAGCAGGACTTTCAATATCGCCGCCTTCATGGCTGATATGCATCAAATTCTCATCTTCTGAATAAATTTTTTCTTTTGTAGAAGTAATGGGAATACCCTTTTTATTCGCATAGTCGATCGCATCTTCACGCGATTTGATATTCCATTCACGCCAAGGAGCAATGACGTTCATTTCGGAGTCAAATGCCGCAATTCCCATTTCAAAACGAACTTGATCATTTCCTTTTCCAGTACAACCATGACAGATTGCTGTCGCATTTTCCTGATGAGCAATTTCCACTAATTTTTTTGCAATCAGCGGACGAGCTAGTGCAGTTCCCAGTAAGTAGGTTCCTTGATATTTCGCATTTGCAGAGATTGCTGGATAAATAAAATCTGCTGCAAACTCATCTGCAACGTGTGGACAGTAAAATTTACTTGCACCAGAAGCGATTGCTTTTTTCTCTACTGCATCCCAATCTTCTTTTTGGCCGACATCTACACACACAGCAATGATTTCACTATCGTAATTTTCTTTTAACCAAGGAATCGTAATCGATGTATCCAATCCACCTGAGTAAGCTAATACAATTTTTTCTTTAGACATAAGACATTCCCCTTTTTTTATTTACTTTTTTATTTGGAAGGGAGCTATTTTGAAACGCAAAAAAACCGCCCCTCACATATATGCAAGAGACGGGTTAAAGGTATATTAATCCGCGGTACCACTCTAGTTGACATGCTCATAGACATATCCACCTCATTTTGTTAACGCCAGATCTGCGGAAGAAGCTACTAACCGTTCACTTCTTCATCGATAAAGTGCGCTTCAATTAGTTTTTTCTACTGGGCTTCCACTCTACCCCAATTCGCTTGAGAAAAATAATCTAATCTACTCTCTTTATCATTGATTTTTTCTTTATTTAATTTTGTGATTTGAAAGTATTATATGAGAATCAAATAAGTAAGTCAACTATTTATTCATTTTATTTTAACTTTATTTAAAAATCACTTTGAAATAGATAGTTATTTTATCAAAGTTGTATTACAATCTATAGACAACAAGTTTGATTAATTCTATTGA
Coding sequences:
- a CDS encoding aspartate aminotransferase family protein, with product MKMEIDKLSVIQTANHNLMNTYGRFPVVFVDGYDSTLIDSEGKEYTDFLAGISVTNLGYSNPKVKDAIIHQANTIIHTSNNFYIEPQVALGKLLCEHSFASKAFFCNSGAEANEGAIKLARKSAYLKYGSGKNEIVAMKGSFHGRTLATLNITDNEAYREGYGPHPTGFLFTPFNDIQALEKVVGKNTAAVIVEPLQGEGGIHPVNLDFLAKARELTEKYDCALIFDEIQCGMGRTGKLFAYEHYEIEPDIMTLAKALANGIPIGAILAKGDYAETFAPGNHGTTFGGNQMATAVGKATLQEILENNLTDEVYRKGQYLKAKLQSLQEEFDLIKNVRGLGLLLGMELNIQGSEIVKEMLAKSFIINCTQGNILRFIPPFTITEAEIDAMVLALKGVLEDKGV
- the argH gene encoding argininosuccinate lyase, yielding MGTLWGGRFQEAASDLMQEFNESFSIDKRLWQEDITASIAHVTMLGDCAIITKEESQLLQTELHELYHAIEANPELLSGNYEDIHSFVEAKMIEACGDTGKKMHTARSRNDQVTVDMKLYVKKSLNELKEFVLQMIQAFEEKGKAVDALMPAYTHLQRAQIVPFSYVLDAYAAMFERDVKKIEDSVALLDENPLGAGALAGTTYSIDRQQTTDLLGFASVQRNTLDSVSNRDFIIDALQCFSSLMMHMSRFAEDFIIYSSQEFQFVELSDHFSTGSSMMPQKKNPDALELIRGKAAKVISLLNAMYGTMKGLPLSYNKDMQEDKAIYFEGLDTTVACVKILTGVTTELKVNEKRLQETIHEGYLNATELADYLVRKGIPFREAHEIVGQMVLYAIEKGSQLHELSFEELTSFSSVIEEDIYHELHPETILQQGIKKDMLNK
- the argF gene encoding ornithine carbamoyltransferase — its product is MFQGKSFLKEIDFSSAQLEYLIDFAIHLKDLKKRGIPHEYLKGQNICLLFEKNSTRTRAAFTVATNDLGAAPEFLGANDVHLNAKESVEDTAKVLGSMFDGIEFRGFSQEVAEDLAKYAGVPVWNGLTDDWHPTQMIADYMTLKEEFGKLAGLKLVYCGDGRNNVANSLLVTGAILGVNVTVAAPESLFPEPALIDLAKGYAEKSGATIEVTEDVDAAVVDADALYTDVWVSMGEEDKFEERINLLKKYQINKELTDKIEKEYIFLHCLPAFHDATTSYAKEIAEKFGMAEMEVTDEVFRSQQARQFQQAENRMHSIKAIMAATNGNLFIPEIK
- the argC gene encoding N-acetyl-gamma-glutamyl-phosphate reductase, whose product is MVKVGILGASGYAGAELVRLLVQREDVEIIFVHSNNYAEIPFSKRYPHLKEVFDSEFSAMNFENNEYFDQVDVLFCALPHAKSQIAVKSALEKGLKVIDLSADFRLKDAEVYEEWYQTKHQVSEALAQAVYGIPEINREAIKDTNLLANPGCYPTSIILGLYPLLKEGYTTNETIISDSKSGISGAGRGLKDGNLFTQATETIQPYAVGSHRHTPEIEEQLSSISGEKTSLMFVPHLAPMQRGILSTIYIKNERNLSEDQLLALYNQYYEEEKFVRVLEKGETPTTKAVSGSNYCDIGLAVDTQSNMIVIMSVIDNLIKGASGQAIQNMNLMLGLDETTGLTQAPIWP
- a CDS encoding argininosuccinate synthase, giving the protein MSKEKIVLAYSGGLDTSITIPWLKENYDSEIIAVCVDVGQKEDWDAVEKKAIASGASKFYCPHVADEFAADFIYPAISANAKYQGTYLLGTALARPLIAKKLVEIAHQENATAICHGCTGKGNDQVRFEMGIAAFDSEMNVIAPWREWNIKSREDAIDYANKKGIPITSTKEKIYSEDENLMHISHEGGDIESPANAVNYADILHITNALENTPDEAEVVTITFNKGRATAVNGEALKPSEVVSTLNTIAGKHGIGVLDWIEDRTIGMKSRGIYETPGGTVLLEAHERLESLTLTKETIKLKKYIGLELAELVYNGQWYSQANLAIQALINQTQEYVNGEVQVKLYKGNILPHSITSPNELFDADVSGFGEDDLFDHHDAKGFINIITLPTKIQKRKGMI
- a CDS encoding GNAT family N-acetyltransferase; translation: MKIRQTTFSDMPDLLETFDYGRKLQRALGNYYQWRNGEPNQSVLEQDIRDGTSYVCVIDEHSNCDLPIGTIVATFYLLKGENAIFKTLKDGTWLNPSPYVTIHRMCTNGKIKGASQFCMKWIIERYDNIRIYTHDTNKPMIHVIEKYGFSYCGNIYPPDGEPRNAYQYAADNQIKEVM
- the argB gene encoding acetylglutamate kinase; translation: MKELIITADDRAEILIDSLGYIQKFHNKIVVIKYGGNAMLNNELKASVIKDIVLLKYIGMNPVIVHGGGPEITQLMELKGIHTEFVNGLRVTTPETMKVAEMVLTGSISPEIASLFNANGVPSVSMSGKDGKTILAKQKDPALGLVGEVTQINTEYIFNLIEGGYLPVVSPIAYGESGSSLNINSDEVAKHLATALGADKLILITDVDGVLADPQDNKSLISRLTLTEIKDAIKSGVITGGMIPKMDCCTGAIEGGVTRCHIINGTVPHSIIIELFTKDGIGTMVTNEEDIYENGNR